In Paenibacillus guangzhouensis, a single window of DNA contains:
- the kdpA gene encoding potassium-transporting ATPase subunit KdpA, protein MDILQIVIVIGLLLLIVKPLGTYIYHIFSNEPNRSDRIFGPVEKGIYWLIGLKNKGDMSWKRYALSLLLTNLVLTLIGFGVLLVQRWLPLNPNGIDNMEPTLSFNTIISFMTNTNLQHYSGESGLSYFSQMIVIMMMMFTSAATGIVVAIAFIRGLTKKGTGLGNFFTDFVKAHTRLLIPMAIVMTLVLVGLQVPQTLNATVEAHTIAGETQQIAVGPVASLESIKHLGTNGGGFFGANSSHPFENPNPLTNVLEMLMMWCIPASLTYTYGRFARNQKQGWIVFAVMGILFAAFLSLVYVSESNGNPVLNSIGADTSQGSMEGKEARFGIAQSALFTTVTTSATTGTVNNMHDTLTPLGGLVPMSLMMLNVVFGGDGVGLVNMLMYAILAVFLAGLMVGRTPEFLGRKIEPHEMKLIAIAILAHPLIILGPTAIAFLTDLGSGAITNPGFHGISQVLYEYTSSAANNGSGFEGLADNTPFWNITTGIVMFLGRYVSIVALLGVAGSLVRKKWVPETIGTFRTDNKLFAGVLLGTVILIGALTFLPVLVLGPIAEYLTLG, encoded by the coding sequence ATGGATATATTGCAAATCGTGATTGTCATCGGGCTATTGCTCTTGATCGTGAAGCCGCTCGGGACTTATATCTATCATATTTTTTCGAATGAGCCGAATCGGTCGGATCGGATTTTCGGACCGGTGGAGAAGGGCATCTACTGGCTGATTGGGCTCAAGAACAAAGGCGACATGTCGTGGAAGCGATACGCGCTTAGTCTATTACTAACCAACCTCGTATTGACGCTCATCGGATTTGGGGTCTTACTCGTGCAGCGCTGGCTGCCGCTCAATCCGAACGGGATCGACAATATGGAGCCGACGTTATCTTTTAATACGATTATCAGCTTTATGACCAATACGAACTTACAGCATTACAGCGGGGAATCGGGTCTATCGTATTTCTCGCAAATGATCGTCATCATGATGATGATGTTCACCTCGGCGGCGACGGGAATTGTGGTGGCAATTGCCTTTATCCGCGGATTAACGAAGAAGGGCACAGGCCTTGGCAACTTCTTCACAGACTTCGTGAAGGCTCATACCCGGTTGCTGATTCCGATGGCGATCGTGATGACGCTGGTGCTCGTTGGACTGCAAGTGCCGCAGACGCTGAATGCGACGGTGGAAGCTCATACGATTGCAGGAGAGACGCAGCAGATCGCGGTCGGGCCAGTCGCTTCGCTCGAATCGATTAAGCATCTAGGGACGAACGGCGGGGGATTTTTCGGAGCGAACTCTTCGCATCCATTCGAGAATCCGAACCCGTTAACGAACGTGCTCGAAATGTTAATGATGTGGTGTATCCCAGCATCGCTGACGTATACGTACGGACGCTTCGCTCGGAATCAGAAGCAGGGCTGGATCGTGTTCGCGGTCATGGGCATTTTGTTCGCAGCGTTCCTAAGTCTTGTCTATGTCTCGGAGAGCAACGGCAATCCAGTCTTGAATTCGATCGGCGCCGATACGTCGCAGGGCAGCATGGAAGGGAAGGAAGCGCGATTCGGTATTGCGCAATCCGCTCTGTTCACAACTGTAACAACCTCGGCCACGACGGGGACGGTCAACAATATGCATGATACATTAACGCCGCTTGGCGGTCTCGTACCGATGTCGCTGATGATGCTGAACGTGGTGTTCGGCGGTGACGGCGTAGGGCTTGTCAACATGCTGATGTATGCGATCCTTGCGGTATTCTTGGCAGGCTTAATGGTCGGTCGTACGCCGGAGTTCTTGGGTCGCAAGATCGAACCGCATGAGATGAAGCTCATCGCGATTGCGATTCTGGCGCATCCGCTCATCATTCTCGGACCGACGGCGATTGCGTTTTTAACGGATCTCGGATCCGGCGCGATTACCAATCCTGGGTTCCACGGGATCTCGCAAGTGCTCTATGAATATACCTCCTCGGCAGCCAATAACGGCTCGGGCTTCGAAGGCTTGGCGGATAACACGCCGTTCTGGAATATCACAACTGGGATTGTCATGTTCCTCGGACGTTATGTCTCAATTGTGGCCTTGCTCGGCGTCGCAGGTTCACTCGTGCGCAAGAAATGGGTGCCTGAGACGATCGGGACATTCCGTACCGACAACAAGCTGTTCGCAGGGGTACTGCTCGGAACGGTCATTCTCATTGGCGCACTGACATTCCTGCCGGTGCTCGTCCTTGGACCGATTGCAGAGTACCTGACATTAGGGTAG
- the kdpB gene encoding potassium-transporting ATPase subunit KdpB, which translates to MDQTMKRKSLITSDIVKYALGQSFVKLNPLIMIKNPVMFVVEVGTFIVLLLTLFPSLFGAEANFGFNLTVFIVLLFTVLFANFAEAIAEGRGKAQANALKQTKSDVLANKVQPGGGVKQVPATELRKGDIVVVSMGEMIPGDGEVIAGLATVDESAITGESAPVMKEAGGDFSSVTGGTRVVSDQIKVRITNDPGESFLDRMISLVEGAERQKTPNEIALNILLITLTVIFLIVVVTLAPIAKYVGVDLEIPVLISLLVCLIPTTIGGLLSAIGIAGMDRVTQFNVLAMSGKAVEAAGDINTMILDKTGTITFGNRMASDMVPVGKATVEEVSQWAAVSSMHDETPEGRSVLEWVRREGHSFDESLAKGAEFIEFRAETRMSGADLSNGWKVRKGAIDAVKHWVLEQGGVIPADLTDKGNKIASEGGTPLAVAVNDRLVGIIYLKDTVKPGMRERFEQLRRMGIKTIMCTGDNPLTAATIAREAGVDDFIAESKPEDKIAVIRKEQAEGKLVAMTGDGTNDAPALAQADVGLAMNSGTIAAKEAANMVDLDSDPSKIIEVVSIGKQLLMTRGALTTFSVANDVAKYFAIIPAMFMLAIPEMHVLNVMGLGSPMSAILSALIFNAVIIPLLIPLAMKGVAYRPMSASKLLSRNLLIYGLGGVIAPFIGIKLIDLVVHIWI; encoded by the coding sequence ATGGATCAGACCATGAAACGAAAATCATTAATAACTTCAGATATTGTGAAATATGCGCTAGGCCAGAGCTTCGTCAAATTAAACCCACTGATCATGATCAAAAATCCGGTCATGTTCGTGGTCGAAGTAGGGACGTTCATCGTCCTGCTGTTAACCTTATTCCCGTCCTTATTCGGGGCGGAAGCGAATTTCGGTTTTAACTTAACGGTATTCATCGTCTTGTTGTTCACCGTGTTGTTCGCGAACTTCGCTGAAGCAATTGCGGAAGGACGCGGGAAAGCCCAGGCGAATGCGCTCAAGCAGACGAAGAGTGATGTGCTGGCGAATAAAGTACAGCCTGGCGGCGGCGTGAAGCAAGTGCCGGCAACCGAGCTCCGCAAAGGCGACATCGTCGTCGTATCGATGGGCGAGATGATCCCTGGAGACGGGGAAGTGATCGCGGGGCTGGCAACGGTCGACGAATCCGCGATTACCGGTGAATCTGCGCCAGTGATGAAGGAAGCGGGCGGCGACTTCAGTTCCGTCACAGGCGGTACACGTGTCGTCAGCGACCAGATTAAAGTGCGGATCACGAATGATCCGGGCGAATCGTTCCTCGATCGCATGATCTCCCTCGTGGAGGGAGCAGAACGTCAGAAGACGCCGAACGAAATTGCGCTGAATATTTTGCTCATTACATTGACCGTGATCTTCTTGATCGTTGTGGTGACACTAGCACCGATTGCAAAGTATGTCGGAGTCGACTTGGAAATTCCAGTGCTTATCTCCTTGTTAGTCTGCTTGATCCCGACTACAATCGGCGGGCTGTTGTCCGCAATCGGGATTGCAGGGATGGACCGGGTGACGCAGTTCAACGTACTCGCGATGTCCGGTAAGGCCGTTGAGGCAGCAGGGGACATCAACACGATGATTCTTGATAAAACCGGAACGATTACATTCGGGAATCGGATGGCGAGCGACATGGTGCCTGTCGGCAAAGCGACGGTCGAAGAAGTATCCCAGTGGGCTGCGGTGAGTTCGATGCACGATGAGACACCAGAAGGCCGTTCTGTATTGGAATGGGTACGAAGAGAAGGACATTCGTTCGATGAATCGCTGGCGAAGGGTGCGGAGTTCATTGAATTCCGGGCAGAGACGCGGATGAGCGGCGCTGATCTCTCCAACGGCTGGAAGGTTCGTAAAGGCGCTATTGATGCGGTGAAGCACTGGGTGCTTGAACAAGGCGGCGTGATTCCGGCGGATCTGACGGACAAAGGCAATAAGATTGCTTCGGAAGGCGGAACACCGCTTGCGGTGGCAGTGAATGACCGATTGGTTGGGATTATTTATTTGAAGGATACCGTCAAACCGGGGATGCGCGAGCGGTTCGAACAGCTTCGCCGCATGGGAATCAAGACGATTATGTGTACGGGGGATAATCCACTGACCGCAGCGACCATTGCGCGTGAAGCGGGCGTGGATGATTTTATCGCTGAGAGTAAGCCGGAGGACAAAATCGCGGTCATACGCAAAGAGCAAGCTGAAGGCAAGCTCGTCGCGATGACAGGCGATGGCACGAATGATGCGCCGGCCCTAGCGCAAGCGGATGTGGGTCTCGCGATGAACAGCGGGACGATCGCCGCGAAGGAAGCAGCGAACATGGTGGATCTAGATTCGGACCCTTCGAAGATTATCGAAGTCGTATCGATCGGGAAGCAGCTGCTCATGACGCGCGGTGCGCTGACGACGTTCAGTGTGGCGAACGATGTGGCGAAATATTTTGCCATCATCCCAGCGATGTTCATGTTAGCTATTCCGGAAATGCATGTCTTGAACGTGATGGGGCTCGGGTCTCCGATGTCCGCGATATTATCGGCATTAATATTTAATGCGGTCATTATTCCGCTCTTGATTCCGCTCGCGATGAAGGGCGTGGCTTACCGGCCGATGAGCGCGAGCAAGCTGCTCAGCCGGAACTTATTGATCTACGGCCTAGGCGGCGTGATCGCACCATTCATTGGCATTAAGCTGATTGACCTCGTCGTCCACATCTGGATTTAG
- the kdpC gene encoding potassium-transporting ATPase subunit KdpC, whose protein sequence is MNMNLQTNTTVEVPARTSVGSIVAIAIRVSLVFIILCGLVYPLLSTGLAQVLLPKQANGSLIKDANGTVIGSEVIGQMFKDQKYFQGRVSSIEYNAAGSGSNNYAPSNPDMLKRTQESAAAWTKSNPDVPLSEVPIQLLTNSGSGLDPHISPKSAEVQIPRISKLTGISTEQLEKLVESHTEGRDLGVFGEPRVNVLMLNIDLQKLMK, encoded by the coding sequence ATGAATATGAATCTTCAGACAAATACAACGGTTGAGGTGCCTGCCCGAACATCGGTCGGCTCCATCGTCGCGATAGCAATTCGTGTCAGTCTCGTCTTTATTATCCTCTGCGGGCTGGTGTATCCGCTCCTGTCCACGGGGCTTGCGCAGGTGCTCTTGCCGAAGCAGGCGAATGGCAGTCTCATTAAAGACGCGAACGGCACGGTGATTGGGTCCGAGGTGATCGGACAGATGTTCAAGGATCAGAAGTATTTCCAAGGCCGGGTATCCAGTATTGAATATAATGCTGCGGGCTCAGGGTCGAATAACTATGCGCCTTCGAACCCCGACATGCTGAAGCGGACGCAGGAATCGGCGGCGGCGTGGACGAAGAGTAACCCGGATGTGCCGCTCAGCGAGGTACCGATTCAATTGCTTACGAATTCGGGGTCGGGTCTAGACCCGCATATCTCACCGAAGAGTGCTGAGGTACAGATTCCGCGGATCAGCAAACTGACGGGCATTAGCACAGAACAGCTGGAGAAGCTGGTGGAGAGCCATACGGAAGGCCGGGATCTCGGCGTATTCGGAGAGCCGCGCGTGAATGTCTTGATGCTGAATATTGATCTGCAGAAATTAATGAAATAG
- a CDS encoding universal stress protein, protein MEQFRRKTPEEILESITRLSRGYLKILIGAVSGSGKTYHLLREGHQLAKQGVDVVFTAISTRQRPETMEQIGDLERVPSIHWLKDGVEQKDIDLDALVQRNPEAVLIDGLAHRNRPGALHATRLEDIQYLLKQGISVTTTVNVYELQEVAAFAKPYIGFMPEMTVPTDTLEMADEVRLIDVTPETLLKRLEEGHLSGLQLPADLSVFRHGNLAVLREIALRLVAEGVNESLERHRERLGLVGPSWAAERILVAAQYHWNGSIYIRRGQQIAKRLNGDLRVVTFVKPGMELSKEKATFKRSIVKLTEKLDAPFEELSLSSQRHLPRTLMKYALDHQVTRIVIGHSKMTRWQEFLKGSVLNGLIARMKQVDMFIVADRAESEGERILPTKRLSSRGDGAGEQVTSGEAKQPLGKVRVRGQLRDLERNRYRRLTQEEIEREVASMQRGHFKVYIGAAPGVGKTYTMLREGNELLRKGVDLCIGYLETHGRRETAAQVGALPLVPRRKIDYRGVQMEEMDTDEILRRNPEAVLVDELAHTNVPGSELKKRYEDVERLLTAGISVISTMNVQHLESLNDAVEQITGIRVRETVPDHILRLADEVELIDVAPKTLQQRLRDGHIYRREQVEQSLNHFFKTGNLIALRELALRELADDVDERLESWERKPSLRGPWRRKEVIFVGVTLSSNAERLIRRGFRIAYRLKAALYVAYIHTGGPMTVEQQERAKAIEALTERFGGTFKVSHAPHASKLADVFMQEANLVKSTQLILGQSARPWHVRLLRGSVINKLLRMARHMDVLIVAKHRGLARDGRVIEKG, encoded by the coding sequence ATGGAGCAGTTTCGGAGGAAAACACCGGAGGAAATTCTGGAGTCGATTACGCGGTTGTCGCGAGGCTATCTGAAAATATTGATCGGCGCGGTCAGCGGCTCGGGCAAGACGTACCACCTGCTACGCGAAGGACATCAGCTCGCGAAGCAAGGGGTGGATGTCGTCTTCACGGCGATCTCGACGCGGCAGCGGCCCGAGACGATGGAGCAGATTGGCGATCTGGAGCGGGTGCCGAGCATTCATTGGCTCAAGGATGGAGTCGAGCAGAAGGACATCGATCTGGACGCGCTAGTACAGCGTAATCCGGAGGCGGTGCTCATCGACGGCCTCGCACATCGGAATCGGCCTGGTGCGCTCCATGCCACACGGCTGGAGGATATCCAGTATTTATTGAAGCAAGGCATTAGCGTCACGACGACGGTCAATGTCTACGAGCTGCAGGAGGTTGCAGCGTTCGCGAAGCCGTATATCGGCTTCATGCCCGAGATGACCGTACCGACGGATACGCTCGAAATGGCGGATGAAGTTCGGTTGATCGACGTGACGCCGGAGACGCTGCTCAAGCGGTTGGAGGAAGGGCATTTGTCTGGATTGCAGCTGCCAGCAGACCTCTCTGTCTTCCGGCACGGCAATCTGGCGGTGCTGCGCGAGATAGCGCTGCGGCTGGTCGCGGAGGGCGTGAACGAGTCGCTGGAGCGGCATCGGGAACGGCTGGGGCTCGTCGGGCCGTCATGGGCCGCGGAGCGGATTCTCGTCGCAGCGCAGTATCACTGGAACGGCTCGATCTATATTCGAAGAGGCCAGCAGATTGCGAAACGGCTCAATGGCGATCTGCGCGTTGTCACCTTCGTGAAACCCGGCATGGAGCTATCGAAGGAGAAAGCGACGTTCAAGCGGTCGATCGTGAAGCTGACAGAGAAGCTCGACGCGCCGTTTGAAGAGCTATCGCTCTCATCGCAGAGGCATCTGCCGCGCACATTAATGAAGTATGCGCTCGATCATCAGGTGACACGGATCGTAATCGGGCATTCGAAGATGACGCGCTGGCAGGAGTTCCTCAAGGGTTCGGTATTGAACGGCCTGATCGCGCGAATGAAGCAGGTGGATATGTTCATCGTCGCAGATCGAGCAGAATCGGAGGGGGAACGGATCCTGCCGACCAAACGGTTGTCTTCGCGCGGGGATGGCGCTGGCGAGCAGGTTACGAGCGGCGAAGCGAAGCAGCCGCTAGGCAAGGTGCGCGTTCGCGGTCAGCTGAGAGACTTGGAGCGGAATCGCTATCGCCGATTAACGCAGGAAGAGATTGAGCGGGAAGTCGCATCGATGCAGCGCGGGCATTTCAAGGTCTATATCGGGGCTGCTCCGGGGGTGGGCAAGACCTATACGATGCTGCGGGAAGGCAATGAGCTGCTGCGCAAAGGGGTAGACCTGTGTATCGGCTACTTGGAGACGCATGGCCGACGGGAGACGGCGGCCCAAGTAGGCGCTTTGCCGCTCGTCCCAAGGCGGAAGATCGATTATCGCGGCGTGCAGATGGAAGAGATGGACACGGATGAGATTCTGCGCCGCAACCCCGAAGCTGTGTTGGTCGACGAGCTGGCGCATACGAATGTACCGGGCAGCGAGCTGAAGAAGCGGTACGAGGATGTCGAGCGGCTGCTGACCGCGGGCATCTCCGTCATCTCGACGATGAATGTGCAGCATCTAGAGAGCTTGAATGATGCGGTGGAACAGATTACCGGCATACGCGTGCGAGAGACGGTGCCGGATCATATTTTGCGGCTAGCTGATGAAGTAGAGTTGATCGATGTCGCACCGAAGACGCTGCAGCAGCGGCTGCGGGATGGACATATCTATCGCAGAGAGCAGGTAGAACAGTCGCTGAATCATTTTTTCAAGACGGGGAACTTGATTGCATTGCGTGAACTAGCCTTGCGGGAGCTGGCGGACGATGTGGATGAACGTCTGGAATCGTGGGAACGGAAGCCTTCGCTTCGCGGCCCCTGGCGTCGGAAGGAAGTGATCTTCGTCGGGGTCACGTTAAGTTCGAACGCGGAACGGCTCATTCGGCGTGGATTCCGTATCGCGTATCGGCTCAAGGCAGCGCTCTATGTTGCGTATATTCACACCGGGGGGCCGATGACGGTGGAGCAGCAGGAGCGGGCGAAGGCGATTGAAGCACTCACGGAACGTTTTGGAGGCACCTTCAAGGTTAGTCACGCCCCGCATGCGAGCAAGCTGGCAGACGTATTCATGCAGGAAGCGAACCTCGTGAAGAGCACGCAGCTGATTCTCGGGCAATCGGCTCGTCCATGGCATGTGCGTCTACTGCGTGGATCGGTGATTAACAAGCTGCTGCGGATGGCGCGGCATATGGATGTATTGATTGTGGCGAAGCATAGAGGACTCGCGAGAGATGGAAGAGTGATAGAAAAAGGTTAG
- a CDS encoding YerC/YecD family TrpR-related protein has protein sequence MQLKKLNDKTIDQLFEAVLTLKSVEECYIFFDDLCTVNEIQSLSQRLEVARMLGKGCTYNQIEAETGASTATISRVKRCLNYGNDGYTMALERLER, from the coding sequence GTGCAACTTAAGAAACTTAATGATAAAACAATCGATCAATTATTCGAGGCAGTGCTAACGCTCAAGTCGGTAGAAGAATGCTATATTTTCTTCGATGATCTATGCACGGTGAACGAGATCCAGTCGCTGTCACAGCGTCTGGAAGTGGCAAGAATGCTCGGCAAAGGCTGCACGTATAATCAGATCGAAGCGGAGACGGGTGCGAGCACGGCGACGATCTCGCGCGTGAAGCGCTGCCTGAACTACGGCAATGACGGCTACACGATGGCGCTCGAGCGGTTGGAACGTTAA
- a CDS encoding sirohydrochlorin chelatase, which translates to MRPGILIIGHGSRDRDWVALVDEAVRHAELPEGIPAEVVFLEIVEGRLIQDGIDRLEAKGVTDLFVIPFFVSGGSTHVDEIAYALGVKDAPSTDTDLLPFRVQARVWFGEPMDEDPIEMAEIAMERSRALLGGRKPEETVLMLVAHGSEHPLFYDRYVGGLLRVADRIQREMKYAAIDSALLLPEQLYDKIIRWQTETDYTVMVVPLFLSSGYFTNRVIPNRIGQAVCVYDGQALLPHPLVSSWLSRQVRQVMQRR; encoded by the coding sequence ATGCGTCCGGGTATACTGATCATTGGCCACGGGTCACGGGATCGCGATTGGGTCGCGCTCGTGGATGAAGCTGTGCGACATGCGGAGCTGCCAGAGGGAATACCCGCCGAGGTTGTATTTCTGGAAATCGTCGAAGGGCGACTTATACAAGATGGCATAGACCGTCTCGAAGCAAAGGGAGTTACGGACCTGTTCGTGATCCCTTTCTTTGTGTCGGGCGGAAGTACGCATGTCGACGAGATTGCCTATGCGCTCGGGGTGAAGGATGCCCCGTCTACCGATACGGATCTCTTGCCGTTCCGCGTGCAGGCGCGCGTCTGGTTCGGGGAACCGATGGACGAGGATCCGATCGAGATGGCAGAGATCGCGATGGAACGCAGCCGCGCATTGCTGGGCGGACGGAAGCCGGAAGAGACGGTGCTCATGCTCGTCGCCCATGGGAGTGAACACCCTTTATTCTATGATCGTTATGTGGGCGGGTTACTGCGGGTGGCTGATCGCATTCAGCGTGAGATGAAATATGCTGCCATTGATTCGGCGCTACTGCTTCCGGAGCAATTATATGATAAGATAATAAGATGGCAGACAGAGACGGACTATACGGTGATGGTAGTGCCGTTATTTTTGAGTTCGGGCTATTTCACCAATCGTGTAATACCGAATCGTATTGGGCAGGCTGTATGTGTATATGACGGTCAGGCACTGTTGCCGCATCCGCTCGTATCGAGCTGGTTGTCGAGGCAAGTGAGACAGGTTATGCAGCGACGATGA
- a CDS encoding diacylglycerol kinase — protein sequence MGMDRITKRARLIYNPTSGREEMRRRLPDILQRLDLAGIETTAHATIGEGDATACAIDAVERGYDMIIAAGGDGTLYEVINGLAPLANRPPLGILPVGTTNDFARAMNIPRNWSDACDLIIDQRTRPIDLGLAGDRYFINIAGGGSLTELTYEVPIKLKTMIGQLAYYVKGLEKMTRLRPSELIIRAEGIGEFHEEFMLFLIANSNSIGGMDKLAPNARIDDGLFDVLLVKKCNLAEFIRIASLAMRGEHMTDPHVVHFRTSHLEVTSPEYVQLNLDGELGGTLPCNFSVLPSHIEIFAAE from the coding sequence ATGGGTATGGATCGAATCACGAAAAGAGCGAGGCTCATATATAATCCAACATCCGGCAGGGAAGAGATGCGGCGACGGCTCCCTGATATTCTGCAGCGGCTGGATCTCGCAGGCATCGAGACGACTGCGCACGCGACGATCGGCGAGGGCGATGCAACGGCTTGTGCGATCGATGCAGTGGAACGCGGCTATGATATGATCATTGCGGCTGGCGGCGATGGGACCCTCTATGAGGTGATCAACGGCCTGGCGCCGCTTGCGAATCGACCGCCTCTTGGGATTCTTCCGGTGGGGACGACGAACGACTTCGCGCGCGCGATGAACATTCCGCGGAATTGGAGCGATGCGTGCGATCTCATTATCGATCAGCGTACGCGGCCCATCGATCTTGGTCTTGCGGGTGATCGCTACTTCATTAATATTGCGGGCGGCGGCTCGCTCACGGAGCTCACCTATGAGGTGCCGATCAAGCTGAAGACGATGATCGGGCAGCTGGCGTACTACGTGAAGGGGCTGGAGAAAATGACGCGGCTTCGCCCGTCGGAGCTGATCATTCGCGCGGAGGGCATCGGCGAATTTCATGAGGAATTCATGCTCTTCCTGATCGCGAACAGCAACTCGATCGGCGGCATGGATAAGCTCGCGCCGAATGCGCGGATCGACGACGGACTCTTCGATGTCCTACTCGTGAAGAAATGCAACCTCGCGGAGTTCATCCGGATCGCAAGCCTCGCGATGCGCGGGGAGCATATGACAGATCCGCATGTGGTGCATTTCCGGACTTCGCATCTGGAAGTGACATCGCCGGAGTACGTCCAGTTGAACCTAGATGGCGAGCTTGGGGGCACGCTGCCTTGTAACTTCTCGGTGCTGCCGTCGCATATTGAGATTTTTGCGGCGGAGTAG
- the rlmD gene encoding 23S rRNA (uracil(1939)-C(5))-methyltransferase RlmD, whose product MTRGRQRGGQARNHSRSKVQSQAILDLPVEKNEDVEVDIIGLTHEGEGVGRVEGYTLFIGGALPGERVRAKVLKVKKQYGYAKLLEVLVASPDRIAPPCEIYKQCGGCQLQHWSYEAQLDWKRQHVVDNLERIGKLKVGGKSEGEIEAGIVVHPTLGMNDPWRYRNKAQVPMGMAEEGGLIGGFYARNSHRIIDMDACLIQHDQNDDIVRRVKAIGRDLGVTAYNEETGEGLLRHVVVRVGFRTGELMVVLVTNGAKLPRAESWIEAILAQVPGVASICQNINTKRTNVIFGDETRTLWGRDVIYDYIGDVKFAISARSFYQVNPVQTEVLYGKTLEYAGLTGSETVIDAYCGIGTISLFLAQHAKRVYGVEIVPEAIEDARANAALNRINNAEFEVGAAEDVMPRWLEQGVTPDVVVVDPPRKGCDERLLETLLTMQPESIVYVSCNPATLARDLRVLEDDGYCVKEVQPVDMFPHTVHVESVALLVRNGTES is encoded by the coding sequence ATGACTAGAGGAAGACAGCGCGGGGGACAAGCCCGTAATCATAGCAGAAGTAAGGTGCAATCGCAGGCGATTCTCGATCTGCCGGTAGAGAAGAACGAGGACGTTGAAGTCGACATCATCGGCTTGACGCATGAAGGCGAAGGCGTGGGCCGCGTGGAAGGCTACACGCTGTTCATTGGTGGCGCCTTGCCGGGCGAGCGCGTGCGAGCGAAGGTGCTGAAAGTGAAGAAGCAGTATGGGTATGCGAAGCTGCTTGAGGTCTTGGTCGCAAGCCCGGATCGGATCGCGCCACCGTGCGAGATCTACAAGCAGTGCGGCGGCTGTCAACTGCAGCACTGGTCGTATGAAGCGCAGCTCGACTGGAAGCGCCAGCACGTGGTGGACAACTTGGAGCGAATTGGGAAGTTGAAGGTTGGCGGAAAAAGTGAGGGAGAGATCGAGGCAGGGATCGTGGTTCACCCGACGCTCGGGATGAATGATCCATGGCGGTATCGGAACAAGGCGCAGGTCCCGATGGGGATGGCGGAAGAAGGCGGCCTGATCGGTGGCTTCTACGCACGCAACTCCCACCGCATCATCGATATGGATGCTTGTCTGATTCAGCATGATCAGAACGATGATATCGTGCGCCGTGTGAAGGCCATTGGTCGTGACCTCGGTGTGACGGCTTATAACGAAGAGACAGGCGAAGGCTTGCTGCGCCACGTTGTCGTACGCGTCGGCTTCCGCACGGGCGAGCTGATGGTCGTGCTCGTGACGAACGGGGCCAAGCTACCGCGTGCCGAGTCATGGATCGAAGCGATCCTCGCGCAAGTGCCAGGCGTGGCGAGTATTTGTCAAAACATCAACACGAAGAGAACGAACGTGATTTTTGGCGATGAAACCCGCACACTATGGGGCCGAGATGTTATCTATGACTACATCGGCGACGTGAAGTTCGCCATCTCAGCCCGCTCGTTCTACCAAGTCAACCCGGTACAGACCGAGGTGCTGTACGGGAAGACGCTTGAGTATGCCGGCCTGACAGGCTCCGAGACGGTCATCGACGCCTATTGCGGAATCGGTACGATCTCGCTGTTCTTAGCGCAGCATGCCAAGCGCGTCTACGGCGTCGAAATCGTCCCTGAGGCGATCGAGGACGCTCGTGCGAACGCGGCACTTAACAGGATTAACAATGCTGAGTTTGAGGTAGGGGCTGCTGAAGATGTTATGCCACGCTGGTTGGAGCAGGGTGTGACACCGGATGTCGTTGTTGTGGATCCGCCGCGCAAGGGGTGCGATGAGAGGCTGCTTGAGACGCTGTTGACGATGCAGCCGGAGAGCATCGTGTATGTGTCGTGTAATCCTGCGACGTTGGCGCGGGATCTACGTGTGCTTGAGGATGACGGGTATTGTGTGAAGGAAGTGCAGCCGGTGGATATGTTTCCGCATACGGTTCACGTAGAATCGGTGGCATTGTTAGTGAGGAATGGTACAGAGAGCTGA